The following proteins come from a genomic window of Agrobacterium tumefaciens:
- the trbJ gene encoding P-type conjugative transfer protein TrbJ: protein MPTRSSRLNRILHAALGAAFMLSSALPLPAQAGGVTGQATEWTQLANNTELISLVGKSAEQVNNQITQISQLAEQIQNQLNIYKNMLQNTAQLPNHVWGQVESDLKNLQTVVNQGQGVAFSMGNADDVLKQRFQSFADMKSNLPDGASFSTTYQNWSDTNRDTIAGTLKAANLTAEQFSSEESTMSELRSMSETADGQMKALQVGHEIAAQQVAQMQKLRGLVSQQMTMMGTWFQSEQAQKDLAQARREQFFSGTERDIRNGQTMEPRW from the coding sequence ATGCCGACACGCTCTTCCCGACTCAATAGAATCTTGCACGCCGCGCTCGGTGCGGCCTTCATGCTCTCGTCCGCTCTTCCGCTTCCTGCGCAGGCCGGTGGCGTCACGGGACAGGCAACCGAATGGACCCAGCTTGCCAACAATACCGAACTGATCAGTCTGGTCGGCAAGTCCGCCGAACAGGTAAACAATCAGATCACCCAGATCTCGCAGCTGGCCGAGCAGATCCAGAACCAGCTCAACATCTACAAGAACATGCTGCAGAACACCGCGCAGCTTCCGAACCATGTGTGGGGACAAGTCGAAAGCGATCTGAAGAACCTCCAGACCGTCGTCAACCAGGGCCAGGGCGTCGCCTTCTCCATGGGCAATGCCGACGATGTCCTCAAGCAGCGGTTTCAGAGCTTCGCCGATATGAAGAGCAACTTGCCTGATGGTGCGAGCTTCTCCACGACCTATCAGAACTGGTCCGACACCAATCGCGACACCATCGCCGGCACGTTGAAGGCCGCCAATCTTACGGCCGAGCAATTCTCTAGTGAGGAGAGCACCATGTCGGAGCTCAGGTCGATGTCGGAAACGGCCGATGGCCAGATGAAGGCATTGCAGGTCGGGCACGAAATCGCCGCACAGCAGGTCGCGCAGATGCAGAAACTGCGGGGTCTGGTCTCCCAGCAGATGACGATGATGGGCACCTGGTTCCAGTCCGAACAGGCACAAAAGGACCTGGCGCAAGCGCG